The bacterium genome includes the window TGATTTTTTTCCACTGTGGCGCATGAAATCACCATGGAAAGAAAGAGAGCAGTCAGGAGCCGGGAAAAGCCCTTTCTCGCCGGTCGCATCACAAATGGTCTCCTGGCAGGAAAAGAGTTAATCGTCCTCGTTCCCTTCAGGGATGCCCGCACCCGATTCTTCGTTGAGGATCTCCAGGAGTCTTTTCTTTGCCCTGAAGATCCGCACCTTGACCAGGTTCAGGTTGAGACCAAGCACGTCGGCTATCTCCTGGTAGGGCATCTCCTGAAAATAACACAGGATGATAACGGTCCGGTACTTTTCAGGAAGCCGTCCGATGGCCTCTTCAAGCATCATCCGATCCTGTATCTGCATCGAAATCTGCATCGGGTTCTTCAAATGCAGGCTGTCCTCAGTAGACCTGATCTTTTCCGGAGGAAGGTCATCAATGGAAACCGTTTTGCCTCGACCCATCTTACGATGCTCGTCGATACAGATATTTTTAGCGATGCTGTAAAGCCAGGTGGAGAATTTTTTGTCGGGATCATACTTCTTGATGTAACGGTAGGCCCGCAGGAACGTTTCCTGGGCAAGATCGGAGGCGATGTCCGGGTTTCGGAAGAACTGGTAGCAGAAGCTGTACATCCGGTTTTGAAAACGGGTGACTAGCTCGCCATAGGCATCCCTGTCACCTCTCTGGGCAAGTTTTGCGAGAACAGCATCTTTTCGATCCGTGTCGCCGGTTACCATAACGATCAATAAGCTGACGCCGGATGGCAGGAGTGGCAAAGACGCGTAAAGTCGATTTTCGGGTGAATCGCTTTTGGATCGATGTTATCGCCATCCCCCACTTTAAAAATATATGCACCACCACGTGTGATGGCGTTGTGAGTCACATGACACGAATGACAATTCATGTTCCCATTTTGCGTATATGTAGCCGGATATTCATCAGGCAACAGGTGAGTTGTATATATATTGGGAAATGAAAGCCAGTCAGCTTCCAGGAGAGGGTGGGTGTGGCCCTCTCCAAAAGTCTCCGCGTCCATGCCGTGACAACCAATACAGAGGTAATCTTCAGGCGTCTCATCGCTCCATTCAGAATCCGGGCCAGCCGGCGCAAGGAGCTTATGAGGCACCGAAGGATCCGTCCCCGGAAGTGGCGTCAGATAGTGACAGGTCAGACACGTGATCGTAGTCGGTGTGTCGCCTTCACCATCGTATGCGGACACCATGCCCGTCGCAGGCCATTCCCCACGATAAAGCGGCGGATCCAGTTTATCATATGTTGATGGCAACGTGGGGTCACCCATAAAATGGCTGACACCCAGTTGGTGACAATTGGCGCAAATATCCGCAAGCATGTCCACAAGAATAGGGATAAAATTCACCTCCACCCGACCATACCCCGCATTATGGGCCCGATGACAATGAGAACAGTATACCCTGTCCGGCAGCGGCTCGCCGTAGGTTTTACCCAAACTTTCCTGGTTGGAGCTTATCTGCTGGGCGATCTCCGGGCTTAACAGACCGTCATTCTCATAACCGTGATGACCTACCGGCGGTTCCCTGTGGCATATCTCGCAAAATGTATCGACATCGCCATCCCTGACCGGTGCCGGGATATCGATGAGAGCGGGTGAATTTTCCATTCCACCGTGGGCCACATGGCAGCTCGTACAGATCATCAGGGGCAGATCGGTATCAGTATCTGTTTTTCCCCATTCGAGATAGATCCTTTCAGTAGTATCGGCTATCGCGGCGATCCAACCGGTTCCGTTCGCCTCGTCGTCATCCACGGGATGGTAGGTCCTTTCCGTAACCGTACCACCGGGGTTGGGATAGGGGGGCTGACTTTTTTTATCACCCCTTTCTCCCTTGTGGCACCCTTCACAGAATTCGTTCGACACTTCCTTTACAGGGTCCTTGGAGAGCAGATTCTCCGTGGGTCCCACGCTCTCGATGCCATGGAACGCGTGACAGGTGGTGCACTCTATCTTGCCGTATGTTCCAAAGGTCAGGTGCCCACCCAAAGTCCAATGTCCCTCTTCGGCTAACATTCCACTGGAAAGCGGATAAGGCTCCGGAAACGGGACCATAAAGCCCGCATCGACAATAATCGGGCTTGCTCCTTTTGTTTGATCATACGGTTCTATACCCACCGGGTGGGTACCTGTGACATTCTGGGTACCGTACCCTTGATGTACCTTATTCTTGTGGCACCGCACGCATAACCCTTCCAGAGGAACCCGGAGGAACGGCCTGCGGGCCGGGTTGTGGGGGTCGTGGCAAAGTGAGCACTCGATCTTCTCGCCCTTCACATAAGCCAGCCCCGTGTTACTCAACTCCGTATCAGTCGGACCGTTTCCCGGATCGTATCCGTGGCTTTGAGGATGGTATACCGTCAAACCGGCATCAACATTCTGATCGACGATCGCGACACCGTCATGACAGGAAGCACAGATGTTGCCTGTCTTTCCATACTCCAGAAGCGACTCCGGCAGTGAGTCCCAGATCAAGGGCCTGCCGTCAGTCTGTAAAGGGTGACAGACCTTGCACTGCGGATTTTGACGCTTCAAATCTTCTGTAAGCTGAAGATACCCTTGCTCATACAGATCATGAGGGGAATTAAAAATATTTCCACCAACAGGTCCCGGCAAAAAAAAGAGCATCAGGACAGTTCCCATTATGGGAACCGATGTTTTGAGTTTTAAAGGAGTCATTATGGTTTTTTCAGGGGAACAACATCGATCCTGTCCCCTCCACCCGCCGTTGCGAAAAGAATTTTTCTGATCTGGACTCTTCGAGCCAGTTTCTCACAAACAATCAGCAGGTCCGGTTCCACAAATACCAGCCCGTTGGGTGAACCGAGATCGATGGGCAACCCGCGCTCATTCGTGAGGAGAAATACGAATTCTCCTTCATCATCGAAGACCTGGATAACGTTCTGTTGTGAGTCTGCCACATATATGTGCCCATCCCTACTGATGGCAATGCCTTTTGGTCGCAGGAACTGACCGATACCCAGGCCTCTCTCACCGATGGCTCCGAGATATCCTCCATTCAGGTCGAACATCTGTAACCTGGAGTTGAGGGTGTCCGAAACGACAAGCCGCCCGCCGGGATCACGGTTTGCAAAGGTTGGATAGTGCATCCTTCCCGGGTCGGATCCCCTTTCACCGATGACCTTGACCAGTTCGTCCTTATTGTCGAGCACGTAGACCCACCCGTTGGGATTATCCACCACAAAAAGCCTGTCATCGCTGCCGGCGATAATATCCACCAGGCCGAACCTGAACCACGGGAATCGAAGCTGGAATCCCGGGCCGAAGTATTCAAGGACCATCTCTTTGAGCTGTATTCTTCGGTCAAAATTGCCGCGAGGAGAAAAGACCACTATCTCTCCCCGGTACGCATCCGCGGCAAAAACGTAACCGTGCTCATCCACGGCGATCCCGAGAAGTCTTTCGAACTCCCACGGCTGTGCCCCCCGGCCGCCGTGCCGGGCCAGGATATCCCCGTTGGGACCGATGACCGTTATCAGTCCTGTACCACTGTCAGACACAAAAAGTTTCTGCTCAGAGGGCAGGTATTCGATGTCCACGGGACTGACAAATCCGTACCCATCTTGATTGAACTGCGTGACAAGCTCTGTCCGAGCGGTTACCTCCTCCAGAGTTTTTATGGCCAAGAGTCTGGAATCCGCTGGTGCAAGAACTGCTGACGACACATTCAAGATCTTCAGGACATCACTGTTGTCAGATTCCTGCAGTTTCCTATCCAGAGCGGAAACGACATATTCGTACCGGTTGCCCAGGAACACATCCCTGTCCAGAAAAGTCGAATCCAGAGTGCTGCTTAACAGGGTGAAGGAACTATCACCCTCTTTTCTTCTGTAAAGGTTGAAAGCCAACACATGTTCAGGGTTCTCATGAAGCCAGGCCAGGGCGATCCCTTCAGGGCGGATCTGGTATGATGCCCAACTCGGAGGCAGGAGCGCCCCAAGTTCTGGAGGCGCCAACCTTATGTACCGCATCTCCGATCTTTCACTCGCTATCCCATTAATATCCCGCGCGGTGATCGTATAGAAATAGACCTCCCCGGGAGATAAGTTAAAATCATCGAGTACAGGGTTCACAGCGTCACCAACATGCAGGAAATCTCCCTTCTCTCCAACACGCCGATGTACCTGGTACTTCACAGCCCCTTGCACCCGAAACCAGCGCAGGCTTACACCACCACGGATTTCGGTGATATCGATCCACTTGGGAGGAGATAATGATGTCTGGGCAGACGCCAAGGGCACCAGAATGAAAACCAGGAGAAGGGAGCTGATTGCCGATATATTGAACGCTCTTTTAAAAAGCGGCTTCATCTATCAAAATTGACAGGGTCGCAAAAAGTCCAATCCGGGACTTTTCGCTCCACGGAAAGGGAAAAGCGTCGTTTTCCCTTTCCTCACGGATCGCTGACATATTTGCCGGTCATCGATCCGGGCACCCCGCGCGGGGTGCGTTGATGGACTTTTTGCGAGTCCATCAAAATTCACTTGTCACAGTAACGCATTATATAACACAAAAGAAAACCCCCATTCATTACCAAATTCGGCAACCTCGCAAAAAGTCCCTTCGAGCCATTTTGCGGGGTGTTGGATCACGCCATAAGCGTGACTCCCCCGAACCGGTTTTTCCCTGACAGGCGCGAGATGTTTGATGGACTTTTTGCGAGTTCATCAAACCTGTGTAAAAAGGTTATCGGCAGGATAGTCAAAATGTGGACAATCCAAAAGCAGAGAGTTACAATAATGAAATTAAATACAATCCCCTGGTAACAAACCAGGATCGCCATCGAGGGTTTCGGGTTGACAAATGAAGCCCTGCGCTGATAGGTATTCATGGGTTTGGGGGGGCATACAGGCCCTCCTCTCCATATCCTCGTGTCAGCAACGGAGGATTTTATTAATGACGTCCGCTTCCATGTTCCCCAAACGGTTATCACGGGTTACAAAGCTCTGCCTGTTTTTGTTCCTGTGTGCCGTAAGCCTCACCGCGCTTGCTCTCCCTAGAGTTTCCATGGCCGCCAACCCCCTCGAGGGCCAGCCCTCGCCTATCTGGCCTGCCATGGCGGACATGAACGGGGAGATGAGAGGTCTCGAGCCTCACCTGGGTAAAGATGTGATCCTGCTCGACTTCTGGTCGATCTACTGCGTGTCCTGCGTCCAGGAAATGCCCTCCCTCGTGGATCTGTACGAAAAATACAAGGACCAGGGTTTGATGGTCTACGGAGTCGACCTCGACTCGTTCAGCCCCCGCAGGGTCGGCAAGTTCATCGATGGCCTCAACTTCAAGATCACCTACCCCGTGATCATCGATCAGAAGCGTGAGATCGCCGGAGCCTACAAGGTGGGGATGCTGCCGACCACCATCATCATCGGCAAGGACGGCAAGGTGAAGATGTTCCACATCGGTTACAAACCCGGAGATGAGAAGGAGTTCGACCACCTTATCGAATCCCTTTTAAAGTGATCCTGGAAAGGACTCATTTCATGAACCCGATCAGACAGACAAACCTCCACCCCCTGCTCATTACCGTGATGTGCCTTTCTCTTTTCCTCGCCGCTCCCCCTTCCATGTCAGCGGAAAAGGAGGGCCTGCTTGAAAGCCGGATCCTCAAGGTCGGCGCGGACGCACCCCTTTTCACGTGCAGCAGCCTGGACGGAAGCGAGTTCGCTCTCAAGCAGCTCATCGGACAAAAACCGGTGGTCCTTTTCTTCTGGTCCTTCTTCTGCGGCCCATGCCGGGAGGAGATGCCGGTCCTGCAGAACCTTTCCGACGAGTTCGGGCGGGACGAGGTCGCCTTTATCGGGGTCAACCTGGACGGGGATAAACTGGGCAAGGCCATCACCAAGTTCATGGCCGACTCGAACCTGAATTTTATCACCGTTTACGACGAACTGAACGGTCTGGAGTACAAGATCGCCGATCCCTACGGAGTGGCGGGAACACCCACAACCTACGCCATCGGGATGGATGGCAAAGTGATCTTTTCGACTGTCGGCCACCTTGAGCCCAGCGAACTCAAGGAGGTCATCAGGCAATCCATGTCAGGAACCTGAAATCCGACAAAACCCCTGGGATCCATCGGATTTCAGGTTGTAGGTTAAAAGGGGCTGCACAAATTGCAGCCCCTTTAAATTTGGATGAATCCAGGGAAAGGTGCAGGAGAACAGGGGGTCCGTCATTCCGGACATCACCCCTTCCTACAATCCCCCCCCTCTGGAAATTCTTTCCCCCTCACCCCGACCCTCTCCCACGGCGGGGAGAGGGAGAGTATCGAAATACACTAATGGACGCCCGGAATGCCAAAAGAACAGTACGCTGCATCGGGATGGACCGATGAACGCCGACCTCCGAACAAAATAACTCCGGCAATGTGCCGGAGTTTCAAATTCCTGGTGCGCAGAGCTGCCACTCCGCGGGTTTTACGTTTTAGGTTTCAGGTGGGGAAAATCACGGTTCTTCCCCAGATACCAGACACCTAGACCCT containing:
- a CDS encoding cytochrome c3 family protein, translated to MTPLKLKTSVPIMGTVLMLFFLPGPVGGNIFNSPHDLYEQGYLQLTEDLKRQNPQCKVCHPLQTDGRPLIWDSLPESLLEYGKTGNICASCHDGVAIVDQNVDAGLTVYHPQSHGYDPGNGPTDTELSNTGLAYVKGEKIECSLCHDPHNPARRPFLRVPLEGLCVRCHKNKVHQGYGTQNVTGTHPVGIEPYDQTKGASPIIVDAGFMVPFPEPYPLSSGMLAEEGHWTLGGHLTFGTYGKIECTTCHAFHGIESVGPTENLLSKDPVKEVSNEFCEGCHKGERGDKKSQPPYPNPGGTVTERTYHPVDDDEANGTGWIAAIADTTERIYLEWGKTDTDTDLPLMICTSCHVAHGGMENSPALIDIPAPVRDGDVDTFCEICHREPPVGHHGYENDGLLSPEIAQQISSNQESLGKTYGEPLPDRVYCSHCHRAHNAGYGRVEVNFIPILVDMLADICANCHQLGVSHFMGDPTLPSTYDKLDPPLYRGEWPATGMVSAYDGEGDTPTTITCLTCHYLTPLPGTDPSVPHKLLAPAGPDSEWSDETPEDYLCIGCHGMDAETFGEGHTHPLLEADWLSFPNIYTTHLLPDEYPATYTQNGNMNCHSCHVTHNAITRGGAYIFKVGDGDNIDPKAIHPKIDFTRLCHSCHPASAY
- a CDS encoding TlpA disulfide reductase family protein; this translates as MAANPLEGQPSPIWPAMADMNGEMRGLEPHLGKDVILLDFWSIYCVSCVQEMPSLVDLYEKYKDQGLMVYGVDLDSFSPRRVGKFIDGLNFKITYPVIIDQKREIAGAYKVGMLPTTIIIGKDGKVKMFHIGYKPGDEKEFDHLIESLLK
- a CDS encoding TlpA disulfide reductase family protein, whose protein sequence is MNPIRQTNLHPLLITVMCLSLFLAAPPSMSAEKEGLLESRILKVGADAPLFTCSSLDGSEFALKQLIGQKPVVLFFWSFFCGPCREEMPVLQNLSDEFGRDEVAFIGVNLDGDKLGKAITKFMADSNLNFITVYDELNGLEYKIADPYGVAGTPTTYAIGMDGKVIFSTVGHLEPSELKEVIRQSMSGT
- a CDS encoding sigma-70 family RNA polymerase sigma factor, producing MVTGDTDRKDAVLAKLAQRGDRDAYGELVTRFQNRMYSFCYQFFRNPDIASDLAQETFLRAYRYIKKYDPDKKFSTWLYSIAKNICIDEHRKMGRGKTVSIDDLPPEKIRSTEDSLHLKNPMQISMQIQDRMMLEEAIGRLPEKYRTVIILCYFQEMPYQEIADVLGLNLNLVKVRIFRAKKRLLEILNEESGAGIPEGNEDD
- a CDS encoding 6-bladed beta-propeller; its protein translation is MKYQVHRRVGEKGDFLHVGDAVNPVLDDFNLSPGEVYFYTITARDINGIASERSEMRYIRLAPPELGALLPPSWASYQIRPEGIALAWLHENPEHVLAFNLYRRKEGDSSFTLLSSTLDSTFLDRDVFLGNRYEYVVSALDRKLQESDNSDVLKILNVSSAVLAPADSRLLAIKTLEEVTARTELVTQFNQDGYGFVSPVDIEYLPSEQKLFVSDSGTGLITVIGPNGDILARHGGRGAQPWEFERLLGIAVDEHGYVFAADAYRGEIVVFSPRGNFDRRIQLKEMVLEYFGPGFQLRFPWFRFGLVDIIAGSDDRLFVVDNPNGWVYVLDNKDELVKVIGERGSDPGRMHYPTFANRDPGGRLVVSDTLNSRLQMFDLNGGYLGAIGERGLGIGQFLRPKGIAISRDGHIYVADSQQNVIQVFDDEGEFVFLLTNERGLPIDLGSPNGLVFVEPDLLIVCEKLARRVQIRKILFATAGGGDRIDVVPLKKP